In a genomic window of Arthrobacter woluwensis:
- a CDS encoding GlsB/YeaQ/YmgE family stress response membrane protein: MGFLGWIILGLIAGAIAKAITPGEHGGGWLSTLVLGVVGALVGGWIGSALFHEGVNSFWSLGSWLLAIGGAVLVLVIWGALTRKSRA; this comes from the coding sequence ATGGGATTTCTCGGTTGGATCATTCTGGGCCTGATCGCAGGCGCCATCGCCAAGGCCATCACCCCGGGTGAGCACGGGGGCGGCTGGCTCTCGACGCTCGTCCTGGGCGTCGTCGGCGCGCTGGTCGGTGGCTGGATAGGATCGGCCCTCTTCCACGAGGGCGTCAACAGCTTCTGGTCCCTCGGGTCCTGGCTGCTCGCGATCGGCGGCGCTGTTCTCGTCCTGGTCATCTGGGGGGCTTTGACCCGCAAGAGCCGGGCCTGA
- a CDS encoding CsbD family protein encodes MSFTDKAKNAADQAVGKAKEVIGEATDNHKLEAEGKLQQAKGDVKQAGEDVKDAFKGK; translated from the coding sequence ATGAGTTTCACGGACAAGGCCAAGAACGCTGCCGATCAGGCGGTCGGCAAGGCCAAGGAAGTCATCGGCGAGGCGACGGACAACCACAAGCTGGAGGCTGAAGGCAAGCTTCAGCAGGCCAAGGGTGACGTCAAGCAGGCCGGCGAGGACGTCAAGGACGCCTTCAAGGGCAAGTGA
- a CDS encoding MarR family winged helix-turn-helix transcriptional regulator produces MALELIEKHWRESDHHDQALSALHLLREFTVVVEQAREDLRAELRVNSTDLAALRFLLAETGSRPVTASMIEKHLGLSSASSTTLVARLEKAGYLLREPDSRDRRFNILHPTERARTLVHSIVDYQAEALTAVARSFDSEDLAVIEDFLTESIEALRESRRAKDRSPYDQR; encoded by the coding sequence ATGGCACTCGAACTGATCGAAAAGCACTGGCGGGAAAGCGATCATCACGATCAGGCGCTTTCCGCCCTCCATCTCCTCCGCGAGTTCACCGTCGTCGTGGAGCAGGCCCGCGAGGATCTCCGCGCGGAGCTCAGGGTGAACTCCACCGATCTTGCGGCGCTGCGGTTTCTGCTCGCAGAAACCGGTTCGCGCCCGGTTACCGCCAGCATGATCGAAAAACATCTGGGTCTCTCGTCCGCGTCCAGCACCACCCTCGTGGCGCGCCTGGAAAAGGCAGGCTACCTCCTCCGCGAACCGGACTCCCGGGACCGCCGATTCAACATCCTGCATCCGACGGAGCGCGCCCGGACCCTGGTCCACTCCATCGTCGACTACCAGGCCGAGGCCCTCACCGCCGTCGCGCGGTCCTTCGACAGCGAGGATCTCGCCGTCATCGAGGATTTCCTCACGGAGAGCATCGAAGCGCTGCGCGAGTCCCGCCGGGCGAAGGACAGATCTCCTTACGACCAGCGGTAG
- a CDS encoding YdcF family protein — translation MDNLTGVILENITTVLAIVFALAALVSTVLDRRRLRNGVFLLLALGFALLSLGRNDDTAWLLLIFVLLAILAVPVLGVFLTINGVVMLRREGRSIANLLSLALGLVVLGAPFLLGFFNKATERLGSPLWLSAVPFLLFMLLAYVGFVFCAFLLYSFIYARTTSRKHPDYVIILGSGLIDGKVPPLLAGRLDKAVQIHRNAPEEARPVLIPSGGQGPDEPRSEGEAMADYLRDAGVPSGDIIAETRARTTMQNLEYSRALMTRPNPVITVTTSSYHVFRAAMFTRRARMKADVRGARTAAYFVPSAFIREFIAVFLQYKWINFGVCVAIVLGCLALLWESYRWS, via the coding sequence ATGGACAACTTGACCGGGGTCATCCTGGAGAACATCACCACGGTGCTCGCCATCGTGTTCGCACTGGCCGCATTGGTGAGCACGGTGCTGGACCGCCGACGGCTGCGGAACGGGGTGTTCCTGCTCCTGGCGCTCGGTTTCGCCCTCTTGAGCCTGGGCCGCAATGACGACACGGCGTGGCTGCTGCTCATCTTCGTGCTGCTCGCGATCCTGGCCGTGCCCGTGCTGGGTGTCTTCCTGACCATCAACGGAGTGGTGATGCTCCGGCGTGAAGGACGGAGCATCGCCAATCTGCTCTCCCTGGCCCTGGGACTCGTGGTTCTCGGCGCCCCGTTCCTGCTCGGGTTCTTCAATAAGGCGACTGAACGGCTCGGCTCTCCCCTGTGGCTGTCGGCGGTGCCCTTCCTCCTGTTCATGCTGCTGGCCTACGTGGGTTTCGTCTTCTGCGCGTTCCTGCTCTACTCCTTCATCTACGCCCGGACCACGAGCCGGAAGCACCCTGACTACGTGATCATCCTGGGATCCGGGCTCATCGACGGCAAGGTCCCGCCCTTGCTGGCTGGACGCCTGGACAAGGCCGTGCAGATCCACCGGAACGCCCCGGAGGAGGCACGCCCGGTGCTGATCCCGAGTGGCGGCCAGGGCCCTGACGAACCACGGAGCGAAGGGGAGGCCATGGCCGACTACCTGCGCGACGCCGGTGTCCCGTCCGGGGACATCATCGCCGAAACCCGCGCCAGGACCACCATGCAGAACCTGGAGTACTCCCGGGCGCTCATGACCCGGCCGAACCCGGTGATCACGGTGACCACCAGCAGTTATCACGTGTTCCGGGCGGCCATGTTCACCCGGAGGGCCCGGATGAAGGCCGACGTCCGGGGCGCCCGGACCGCCGCCTACTTCGTTCCGAGTGCCTTCATCCGTGAATTCATCGCAGTGTTCCTGCAGTATAAGTGGATCAACTTCGGGGTCTGCGTGGCCATCGTCCTCGGGTGCCTGGCCTTGCTCTGGGAGTCCTACCGCTGGTCGTAA
- a CDS encoding VIT1/CCC1 transporter family protein: MNTPQASPADIRRWQQYLADERAEASVYRDLAARRDGEEEAILLALAEAEGRHEAHWLTLLGDQADKARHASLNSRFLGFLARNFGSVFVLALAQRAEGRSPYATDPHATPAMAADEQIHEEVVRGLATRGRARLSGTFRAAVFGANDGLVSNLSLVMGMAATGVDSQVVLFSGVAGLLAGALSMGAGEYVSVRSQRELLEASRPTQITLDAAPRLDLEHNELVLVYLARGMSREAAEHRAAERMGRFSCDCDPSLSLHPEAPETTNDHEEIGTAWGAASSSFCFFASGALIPILPFLFGMSGFGALTLAVVLVGLVLLATGAVVGLLSGTSPLSRALRQLLIGLGAAGATYLLGLLFGATIA, encoded by the coding sequence ATGAACACCCCTCAGGCCTCCCCCGCCGATATCCGGCGCTGGCAGCAGTACCTCGCGGACGAACGCGCCGAAGCCTCCGTGTACCGCGATCTGGCAGCCCGTCGTGACGGCGAGGAGGAGGCCATCCTCCTGGCCCTCGCCGAAGCCGAAGGCCGGCATGAAGCCCACTGGCTGACGCTGCTGGGCGACCAGGCGGACAAGGCCCGTCACGCTTCCCTCAACAGCCGGTTCCTGGGCTTCCTGGCCCGGAACTTCGGCTCCGTGTTCGTTCTGGCGCTGGCTCAGCGGGCCGAGGGCCGCTCCCCGTACGCGACCGACCCTCACGCCACCCCCGCCATGGCCGCCGATGAGCAGATCCACGAAGAAGTGGTGCGAGGCCTCGCCACCCGCGGCCGCGCCCGGCTGTCCGGGACGTTCCGCGCCGCCGTGTTCGGGGCGAACGACGGCCTGGTCAGCAACCTCTCCCTCGTCATGGGCATGGCGGCCACCGGCGTCGACAGCCAGGTGGTCCTCTTCAGCGGCGTCGCGGGCCTGTTGGCCGGTGCCCTCTCGATGGGCGCGGGCGAATACGTCTCGGTCCGTTCCCAGCGGGAACTCCTGGAGGCCAGCCGCCCCACACAGATCACGCTCGACGCCGCACCGCGCCTCGATCTGGAGCACAACGAGCTCGTCCTGGTCTACCTGGCCCGCGGCATGAGCCGGGAGGCCGCCGAGCACCGCGCCGCGGAACGGATGGGGCGCTTCAGCTGCGATTGCGACCCGAGCCTCTCCCTGCATCCCGAGGCCCCCGAGACGACGAACGACCATGAGGAGATCGGCACCGCCTGGGGCGCCGCCTCGTCCAGCTTCTGCTTCTTCGCCTCCGGCGCGCTCATCCCGATCCTGCCGTTCCTCTTCGGCATGAGCGGCTTCGGGGCCCTGACGCTGGCCGTGGTCCTGGTGGGCCTGGTGCTGCTCGCCACGGGCGCCGTCGTGGGACTGCTCTCCGGCACGTCGCCGCTCAGCCGCGCGCTGCGTCAGCTGCTGATCGGACTCGGCGCAGCCGGGGCCACCTATCTTCTGGGACTGCTGTTCGGGGCCACGATCGCCTGA